TGCCCACTGCTCATTCCCACCTCCCGCCCGAGTCCGGCCATCGTCAGCCCGTCGAGCCCGCGCTCGGCGATGGTGGCCATGGCGGCTTCGAGCACGGACTCTCGGGGCGGCGCGATGTTGCGGCGGCGCGGAGCGGGGGTCATACGGCGGCAACCGCGGTCAGGGGCACGTTCACCCGTATTTTCTACCTGATCACGAACCGACGGGCGGGGCGGACGATGAGACCCTTGGCTGCTGTTGCGTGATGCAGTGGATGCCGCCGCCCCCGGCGAAGATCGTCCGGGCGTCGACCAGCGTGACCGAGCGGTCCGGGTACAGCCTGCGGAAGATGCCCGCCGCCGTCTCGTCGCGCGGGTCGTCGAAGGCGCACAGCACCACGCCGTCGTTGCAGACGTAGTGGTTGACGTAGGAGTAGTCGGCCCAGCGGCCGTCCTCGGCCCGCGTGAGGGTCGGCGCGGGAATCTCGACGATCTCGATGCGGCGGCCGCGCGCGTCCGTCTGGAGCTTGAGCATGTCCACGTTCTCCTTGCAGAGTTCGTGGTCGGGGTGGGCCGGGTCGGGCTGAGTGTGGGCGACGATGACGCCCGGACCGGCGAAGGCGGCGACGATGTCGACGTGGCCGAGGGTGCCGAAGCCGTGCGGCGGGTAGTCGGCGGTCAGGCCGCGCCGCAGCCAGATCGCCTTGGTCGTGCCGAGCTTCCCGTGGATCTCGGCCTCGACCTCGTCCCTCGTCCAGCCGGGGTTGCGCTCCGGGCCCAGCTGCACCGTTTCCGTGAGCAGTACGGTGCCTTCGCCGTCGACGTGGATGCCGCCGCCCTCGTTGACGAGAGGCGAGCTGTGAACGGGCACGCCGGCGAGGTCCGCGACATGGCGGGCGATCTTCGCGTCATGGTCCCAGGTGGCCCAGCTCTGTGCGCCCCAGCCGTTGAACACCCAGTCCACGGCGGCCAGTTGCCTCCCGTCGGTGACGAAGGTCGGACCGGTGTCGCGCATCCACGCGTCGTCCAGTTCGCACTCGGCGAGGTCGATGTCCGGGCCGAGGAGCGCGCGTGCCCCTGCCGCCTGGCCGGGCCCGACGACCATCGTGACCGGTTCGAAGCGGCGCACCGCCCGGGCGACCGACGCCCAGGCGCGGCGGGAAGCGGCGAGGTCGTCGCCGGTGAAGGTGACGTTCGGGCCGGGCCAGGCCATCCAGGTGCGCTCGTGCGGGGCCCACTCGGGCGGCATACGGAAGGTCATCGGGAATCCCTTACAGGAAGTAGAGGCGGTTGAGGGAGATCGAGTCGGCGGGTTCGGAGCGCAGTGGGCCGCCGTCGAGTGTGACCAGGCCGGTGCGGCCGTCCACTCCCACCTCGCCGATGCGGGAGTTGAGCCGCAGGTCGGCCGGGCCGATACCGCGGGTGCCGCGCACCGCGACCCGGCGGCGGCGGGTCGGCATCATGTCGGAGCCAAGTTCGATCGCGGCCGCGGCGACGAAGGCGACCGAGATGTCCGCGGCGGTCGCTCCGTAGGACCCGAACTGCGGCCCGAGGACGAGTGGTTCGCAGGTGTCGGTGGCGGCGTTCGGGTCGCCCGTCACCCCGTACGCCGGGAAGCCCGACTTCAGGACGAGCTGCGGCTTCGCCCCGAAGTACTGCGGCTTCCACAGCACGATGTCCGCGAGCTTGCCCACGTCGATGGAGCCGATCTCGTGTGCGAGCCCGTGCGCGATGGCGGGGTTGATCGTCAGCTTGGCCATGTAGCGCAGCACGCGCGCGTTGTCGTCGTGCGCGCCGTCGCCCTCCATCGGTCCCAGCTCGGCCTTCATCTTCCCGGCCATCGCGA
This window of the Streptomyces sp. SLBN-118 genome carries:
- a CDS encoding agmatine/peptidylarginine deiminase, which produces MTFRMPPEWAPHERTWMAWPGPNVTFTGDDLAASRRAWASVARAVRRFEPVTMVVGPGQAAGARALLGPDIDLAECELDDAWMRDTGPTFVTDGRQLAAVDWVFNGWGAQSWATWDHDAKIARHVADLAGVPVHSSPLVNEGGGIHVDGEGTVLLTETVQLGPERNPGWTRDEVEAEIHGKLGTTKAIWLRRGLTADYPPHGFGTLGHVDIVAAFAGPGVIVAHTQPDPAHPDHELCKENVDMLKLQTDARGRRIEIVEIPAPTLTRAEDGRWADYSYVNHYVCNDGVVLCAFDDPRDETAAGIFRRLYPDRSVTLVDARTIFAGGGGIHCITQQQPRVSSSAPPVGS